The Actinocatenispora sera genome has a window encoding:
- a CDS encoding aldo/keto reductase, which produces MTRNSPVAAASGEFVLGGALTVRRLGFGAMRITGPGIWGPPADPDEAVRVLRRAVELGVTFIDTADSYGPYVSEGLIRTALHPYPDDLVIGTKAGFVRTGPNEWHVVGHPKYLRQEVEMSLRRLGVERLELFQLHRIDPAVPLGDQLGELRMMQQEGKIGQLGLSEVSVEQIRQAREIADIVSVQNLYNLMERRSADVLDYCAAEGLGFIPWYPIAAGELSGTVARIAAAHDATPAQVALAWLLASSPVMLPIPGTGSVAHVEENTAAAQLTLSDEEMRELSAG; this is translated from the coding sequence GTGACCCGGAACAGTCCCGTCGCCGCGGCGAGCGGCGAGTTCGTTCTCGGCGGCGCGCTGACCGTGCGCCGGCTCGGCTTCGGTGCGATGCGCATCACCGGCCCCGGTATCTGGGGCCCGCCCGCGGACCCGGACGAGGCGGTACGGGTGCTGCGCCGTGCCGTGGAGCTGGGCGTGACGTTCATCGACACGGCCGACTCGTACGGGCCGTACGTCTCCGAGGGGCTGATCCGCACCGCCCTGCACCCGTACCCGGACGACCTGGTGATCGGCACGAAGGCGGGCTTCGTGCGAACCGGCCCCAACGAGTGGCACGTGGTCGGGCACCCGAAGTACCTGCGCCAGGAGGTCGAGATGAGCCTGCGCCGGCTCGGCGTGGAGCGCCTCGAGCTGTTCCAGCTGCACCGCATCGACCCCGCCGTACCGCTCGGTGACCAGCTCGGTGAGCTGCGGATGATGCAGCAGGAGGGCAAGATCGGCCAGCTCGGGCTGTCCGAGGTCAGTGTCGAGCAGATCCGCCAGGCCCGCGAGATCGCCGACATCGTGTCCGTGCAGAACCTGTACAACCTGATGGAGCGGCGGTCGGCCGACGTGCTGGACTACTGCGCGGCGGAGGGCCTCGGCTTCATCCCGTGGTACCCGATCGCGGCCGGCGAGCTGTCCGGCACGGTGGCCCGGATCGCCGCCGCGCACGACGCGACGCCGGCCCAGGTCGCGCTGGCCTGGCTGCTCGCCAGCTCGCCGGTGATGCTGCCGATCCCGGGCACCGGCTCGGTCGCGCACGTGGAGGAGAACACCGCCGCCGCGCAGCTGACGCTCAGCGACGAGGAGATGCGTGAACTGTCCGCCGGCTGA
- a CDS encoding MerR family transcriptional regulator — translation MRIGELAERCGTSTRMLRYYEQQGLLADRRDSLGYRRYHESDARLVQEILALQRIGFTLAEAKPFVECLRSGHDSGDACPASLEVYQHKLAALDTGIARLTAARDQVRSQLAAALARRTGALAEPCCEFTAADPAASTREGQS, via the coding sequence ATGCGGATCGGCGAACTGGCGGAGCGGTGCGGTACCAGCACCCGGATGCTGCGCTACTACGAACAGCAGGGGCTGCTGGCCGACCGGCGCGACAGCCTCGGCTACCGGCGCTACCACGAGTCGGACGCCCGGCTGGTGCAGGAGATCCTTGCGCTGCAACGGATCGGGTTCACGCTGGCGGAGGCGAAACCGTTCGTGGAGTGCCTGCGTTCCGGGCACGACAGCGGGGATGCCTGTCCCGCCTCGCTGGAGGTGTACCAGCACAAGCTGGCGGCGCTGGACACCGGCATCGCCCGGCTGACCGCCGCCCGCGACCAGGTCCGCAGCCAGCTCGCCGCGGCCCTGGCCCGCCGTACCGGCGCGCTCGCCGAACCGTGCTGCGAGTTCACCGCCGCCGATCCGGCGGCATCGACCCGAGAGGGGCAGTCATGA
- a CDS encoding thioredoxin family protein, with product MIDTGEVRPVTDDTFAAEVLGASLPVLVDFWTDWCPPCKRLAPVLAELAVEYAGRVEFRSMDADDQPETARALHVLAFPTLALYRDGELIRTVVGAQPRHQLRKLLDAA from the coding sequence ATGATCGACACCGGCGAGGTCCGGCCCGTCACCGACGACACGTTCGCCGCCGAGGTGCTCGGCGCCTCGCTGCCGGTCCTGGTGGACTTCTGGACCGACTGGTGCCCGCCGTGCAAGCGGCTCGCCCCGGTGCTCGCCGAGCTCGCCGTCGAGTACGCGGGCCGGGTCGAGTTTCGCAGCATGGACGCCGACGACCAGCCGGAGACCGCGCGTGCGCTGCACGTGCTGGCGTTCCCCACGCTGGCGCTCTACCGCGACGGCGAGCTGATCCGTACCGTCGTCGGCGCGCAGCCAAGGCACCAGCTGCGCAAGCTGCTCGACGCCGCCTGA
- a CDS encoding peptidoglycan recognition protein family protein, whose translation MTEDHSALDRRTLFKATLGAATVAVVGSELAPTAASAADGFDFVVDCDDWGARPPSSPIQLSGNVTNKIIVHHMEFPNSTDYSLEHAKQLARDCQDLHMDTNGWADTGQHFTVSRGGYVLEGRHRSLETLEAGQQQVIAAHCPGENGNAIGIENEGTYFTETPPQALFDALTTLCVTVCRQYRLHAYDLFGHWDFRDTDCPGAAFYREFPQLRRAVQAGLGESAADAPARRWPDIWQFVGGPVVQLGQYLLIASGAKLTASGTFDQKTIKAVQKWQSQHGIPVDPDATFTTATWETLVPALEPGATGAAVTGAQTILAHKGYAVSATGNYDAATQAAVTAIQQLHGLPTTGSLDLTTWCAVAGGTVRESLS comes from the coding sequence ATGACCGAGGATCACTCCGCGCTGGACCGGCGCACCCTGTTCAAGGCCACCCTCGGCGCCGCGACCGTCGCGGTCGTCGGCTCCGAGCTGGCCCCCACCGCGGCCTCGGCGGCCGACGGGTTCGACTTCGTCGTCGACTGCGACGACTGGGGCGCGCGCCCGCCGTCCAGCCCGATCCAGTTGAGCGGCAACGTCACCAACAAGATCATCGTGCACCACATGGAGTTCCCGAACAGCACCGACTACTCGCTGGAGCACGCGAAGCAGCTCGCCCGGGACTGCCAGGACCTGCACATGGACACCAACGGCTGGGCCGACACCGGCCAGCACTTCACCGTCAGCCGCGGCGGGTACGTGCTGGAGGGCCGCCACCGCAGCCTGGAGACGCTGGAAGCCGGTCAGCAGCAGGTGATCGCCGCACACTGCCCCGGCGAGAACGGCAACGCGATCGGCATCGAGAACGAGGGCACGTACTTCACCGAGACCCCGCCGCAGGCGCTGTTCGACGCGCTGACCACGCTGTGCGTCACCGTCTGCCGGCAGTACCGGTTGCACGCGTACGACCTGTTCGGGCACTGGGACTTCCGCGACACCGACTGCCCGGGCGCGGCGTTCTACCGCGAGTTCCCGCAGCTGCGGCGCGCCGTGCAGGCCGGACTCGGGGAGTCCGCGGCCGATGCGCCGGCCCGGCGCTGGCCGGACATCTGGCAGTTCGTCGGCGGACCCGTCGTCCAGCTCGGCCAGTACCTGCTGATCGCCAGCGGCGCGAAACTCACGGCGAGCGGCACGTTCGACCAGAAGACGATCAAGGCCGTGCAGAAATGGCAGTCCCAGCACGGCATCCCGGTCGACCCGGACGCCACCTTCACCACCGCGACCTGGGAGACGCTGGTACCGGCGCTCGAGCCCGGCGCGACCGGCGCCGCCGTCACCGGAGCGCAGACCATCCTCGCGCACAAGGGCTACGCGGTGAGCGCGACCGGCAACTACGACGCGGCGACGCAGGCCGCGGTCACCGCGATCCAGCAGCTGCACGGCCTGCCCACCACGGGCTCGCTCGACCTCACCACCTGGTGCGCGGTCGCCGGCGGCACCGTCCGGGAGTCCCTGTCCTGA
- a CDS encoding peptidyl-tRNA hydrolase encodes MDDAATDPGDTDPRDAAPQYVLPLVVRLERDAPPERTDALEASARAVLTFLTDPRSTEPAGEWHDAVTAWTDGRIRKVVRRARGAQWRRAEALDGLTLQHRTATVRVFPPVPLDGWPADLARLQVGGTDFDDTEPPAAPAAGTPVLWLNPALSMTAGKAMAQTGHGAQLTYAALPAAAREIWADAGFPLAVRTAATAAWRRLATAGLPVVHDAGFTEIPADSATVIGDHPALRH; translated from the coding sequence GTGGACGACGCGGCGACCGACCCCGGTGACACCGATCCCCGTGACGCTGCCCCGCAGTACGTGCTGCCGCTGGTGGTGCGGCTGGAGCGGGACGCGCCGCCGGAGCGCACCGACGCGCTGGAGGCCTCCGCCCGGGCGGTGCTGACGTTCCTGACCGACCCGCGCAGCACCGAGCCGGCGGGGGAGTGGCACGACGCGGTGACCGCGTGGACCGACGGCCGGATCCGCAAGGTGGTACGCCGGGCCCGCGGCGCGCAGTGGCGGCGGGCCGAGGCGCTGGACGGGTTGACGCTGCAGCATCGCACCGCGACCGTGCGGGTGTTCCCGCCGGTACCGCTGGACGGCTGGCCCGCCGACCTCGCCCGGCTGCAGGTCGGCGGTACCGACTTCGACGACACCGAACCGCCCGCCGCGCCGGCCGCCGGTACCCCGGTGCTGTGGCTGAACCCGGCGCTGTCGATGACCGCCGGCAAGGCGATGGCGCAGACCGGACACGGCGCCCAGCTGACCTACGCGGCGCTGCCGGCGGCGGCCCGGGAGATCTGGGCCGACGCCGGCTTCCCGCTCGCGGTACGCACCGCGGCGACCGCGGCGTGGCGCCGGCTCGCGACGGCCGGATTGCCGGTCGTGCACGACGCCGGCTTCACCGAGATCCCGGCCGACTCCGCGACCGTGATCGGCGACCACCCGGCGCTGCGCCACTGA